The following DNA comes from Mycolicibacterium lutetiense.
TCTTCTTCAGGTCCGCCGCGAAGGTCTCCCGGTAGACGGGGTCGTGGAGCAGGCCGTAGACGTAGAAGAAGATGTCGTCCTTGGTGACCTGATCCCCGATCGCCTCCCGGTAGATGGCCAGGATCTCGTCGGTGATGTTGTCCACGCGCCGGTACCCGTACTTGTCAGGCTCATCGTCGCCGGTTTCGAAGTCCAGTGCGCCATCGGCAGCTGCGGACATGTACGTCCAGCGGGAGAAGAACTGACCACCGCTGCCAGCCCCGGTTAGGTGCCTGTCGGGGACGTGGTCGGACATGATCGCGGAGAACGGAACGCTCGATCCCGCGCCAACCACGTAGAAGCCGAAGTTCGAGTGATGCCGGGTCGGGAACATCGCCGGCAGTCGGTACACGCGGCAGTTCACCTGGCGGTCGAACGCAACGTGTTGTCGGCTGAAGGGGCGGTACACCGCGTCTACAAGAACGTCGTCGTTGTAAACCATCCGAGAGCCTGTGCCGAGTCCGGACTGGAGCCCACCGCCCCAGCTGATCTTGGTCGGGTCAGGGTCGATGAAACTGTCGATGCTTGCTTTCCGGTCGACCGCCGAGATCCTGCGTTCCTCACAAAACGCTTCGAAGGCGGCAAGTTGACTGTTGTAGAACGCGATCATGCTGCGCACGTTCGACTCGAGTCGCGCCATCGAGAAGTTGTAGACCCAAGGGTCACGGGCCGTTAGCAGTCCGCCCGAGTACTCGCCAAACACGCGGAGACCACCGTCCTTGTCGCCGATCGCCGGCCATCCGACGAAATCCCCGCTGCGCTGGTTGATCCAGTCGCCGTGCTCGTTCGGCATGATCGATTGCCACTCAACGGTTTCCAGATCGCCGGCCGCGACGATCTCCAGTTTCCGCTCGCGGGTCAGGTAGTCGCCGATGTCCCGGTACTGCACTTCACACGGCCCTGAGTGGTCGGGATCCTTCACGCCGATGAAGATGGCTACGGTGTTGCGGCTGCCGGACCCGAACACCTTGCCGCCCTCCTTGCGAGACAGCTCCCCGGAGGTGCGCTGGTTCCCGCGCAGGTTGTAGACGTAGACCCGGCTGTATTCGTCGGCCAGGGACAGCCGGACGCCATCGGCAGTGTTGCTATCGATCCACCCGCCGTTGGAGACGTACGCAACGACCCCGTGGTCGCCCACGCGGTCGGTGGCCCACCGGAACGCCCGCAGGTAGGAGTCATAGAGGCTGTTCTTCAATGTCGCCGTCGAGCGCTTCGCGTACGTGTCGGCGATCCGCTTGTCCAGCGTCGGGTACTTGAGGTTGGCATTGAGATCGTTCGCCGAGTCCTGCCCCGCCGAGTAGGGCGGTTCCGTACAGGGTTTCGGCGTGTTGCGATCGCGCTCGCTGATCGGTCTGTGATTGAAGCCGTGGTGGACACCGAGATTCCACAGGTACCCAACATGTCGTGCCCCGATAGATAGAAGGTTGACCACGTTGTCTTCGCTGACAGCAGCCGAGTAAACGTCTAACGTCTCTCCCGTGGATGACACGTCCGATCGCCTACTGAACTACGCCAGCCTCGCTCTCGGCGCCGCATTCAGTGTTGCGGGTCAGTTCTTGCCGAGATGGGCCAGCTGGCCGTTCTTCGTTGTCAGCCTGGCGATTCTGAGTTACTCGGTTTGGCAATTTGCCAAGCGGCGGTTCTTGCGTGGCCCATTCGGTGGCTCATTGGAGCGATTCTCGTTTGGGGAGTACGAGACGCGCTGGGGCAACTCCCCTTCTGACGTTCGCACGGCTGCGCGACTGATGCTCGAACTTGCGGCGACCGAATCTTCCCATCATCAAGTCCTTCAAGAGCTGCATCAGCGCAATGATCGCTGCATCCGCTTGATCGAGCCTACCTCCACTTCAAAGGTGGTCGTCAGACCATTGTTTCGGGCGAGAAGTTTGAACAGAGCTTCACCGACAAACGCATGACCGAAATCTATTAGGCTGGCTGGATGATCCACAAGCATCACGAGTGGCTTACCGACGTGAATGAGTCCATCGTCAGGGATTACGAGCGTGAGCAAGAGATGGCCCGTACTAAGGGGCGCACCCAGGAGACCGGGCATGTCGTCGAGTCACTCTGGGACGGTGTGCTCACCGAGTGGCTGCCGCCGCAATACGAGGTCGATAAGCGGAAGTACATCTTACTCGAAAACGAAGATGGTACGTCGCTCCCGAAGGAAACAGACATCCTCGTTTACCACCCTCACTATCCGGAGAAGCTACGCAAGAAAAACTATATTCTTGCCTCTGGCTTGGCTGCCGCTTTCAGCGTGAGGCGAACGGTCGGCAGAAAAGACATCGAGGATGCGTACAAAGAGGGCATTGCCCTCCGGCGCGGCATGAAGTTACGTGAAGCGACTCTCCAGGCCCACTTGATCCCGCCGGTCTTCTTCGGACTGCTCGGTGAATCTCACGATTGGAAGGCTCCGGGCAGCAAGCCGAAGGAAAACGTCAAAGCCATAACGGATGAGTTCGACCGAGACCTGGTTAAGGCGCCCCGTGAAGGACTCGATCTGTTATGTGTCGCAGATCTGGGGACATGGGGCCGAACAACTGCGGTGTTGCCTGAAAAGTTCATGAGGGGGCCCGTGTGGTCGGAAGAATTCAGGTCAGCCTTCAGTGGCAGCGCTGAAGCCCAATCGCTTGTTCTTTCCGGTATGAAGCATGACTATGAACAAACGAATCTGTCACCTCTGACTAATTTCGTTGGTTCATTGTGGAATATGCTGGCTCTTAATGACCCCACTCTGAAACCGCTCGCAGCCGGTTTCCGCATCACGAAGACTGTGGAGACTACCGGCGGCCTCAATATGGGGTCGGGGCCATACAAACTTGCCGACTTGGTTCCTCCGAAGATCGCAAATGGATACCGGAACGGAGAGCCCTGGTCCTACTGACGGCCTAGGGGAGTTGTTTAGCGCACCTAGTTAGCGCCCTCGTAGCCGAGTCATCCTGTCCCACTCCATCTTTCACCACAACTGTGACACCTTGGCAAAACTGTGGGGTGGTGTTGGTCTAGAGTCCGCGAATATCGTGCCGCGTCGGTACCTTACGCTTAGCAGCTTCGAACAAGCGGCGAGCGGCTTCCATTCACGACAGGCTGCGTAACGCAACCTCATCCTGCGAAGATCCGTGGCCATTCGGAGTTCCAGTTATCACGCTGGTTGCTGAACCGTTCCGACTGTTCGGTCGCTGATGCGAGCACAGAATCCTGCACCCCAGCTTCGATCAACAGACGAAGCGTCAGCATCCAATGCAGCGACTGGTTGAGGGCGAGCATCTGGCGGAGCCTTTCGCCACCGAGGCCGTTCTGCCCGAGTCCGTGGGCTAAGGCGATGCGCTGATCGACAACTTCTTTTTTCCACCGTCCTAGACGTCCAATACAGGCTGGAACAGCTTGGACAACCGGGCCGGCCAGCGCCGCCACCCGCTGTGGGTAGCTGCACTCGTGCCAGTAGTTCCGTAGCGCCGATGAGAAGCTCTCGGCGATCTCAGGAGGTATGTTTGACGAGCCTACCGCCGACAGCGATGCGCCGATCTGTTCAGTGCTGAACCGGCGAGCATCGGGATGGAGCGTCCGGTGGAGAGCCTCGACGGCAGTGGCCAGGGATAGCGCATCGGATTCAACTGTCGGGAACTCGTTGCGGATCACGGCGGCGAGAATTTGCGGCACCGGCGTGGTGCGACGATGCACCTCGAGCCATCGAGGAAGAAACTCGAGGCCCACGTCCATCCGCGTGAAAAGTAGCTCACCCGCCGCCTCAGGGGCAGAAGGGTCGATGCGGTAGCCATGCACCGAACACCATTTGCCTGCCCAAACGTCTAGCGACCTTATGGAGCACGGTTTGCCCGAGATCAGGGTCATGAGGTCGGCGAGCGGGTTCAGGACACGCACCCCCACGTCGGTAATGCTCCAGCCGTTGAAGAGTTCGAACTCCAATTGGCTGGTTGCCTTGACATGGAAGCCTCGAATGCCAGGGGGTCGGTGCGTCACGGAAGGACCAAGCGTGACATAACCTGCGTCGTCGACGAGTTCGGCGTCGAGAGATTTGTTTCGCAGATCCATGTGCCAGTCGAGCTTCAGCCGATCATCGAGATGGACAGTTGTTGAAAGCGCGGGGATAGCGGCCCATTCGGCGAGGTTCGTGACATCAGGGCGGATTCCCTGCAACGGGAGATCAGGATCGGGCAGGTGTTCGCCGACGATGCACCACGTGGCCGCAAGCCTTTGCATGGAGGGGCCGGTGTTAGGCCTGCCAAGGAAGGACCTGCGACGGGTTGTGTACGAGTCCCACAAAGTGATCTTGCTCGGTCGTAGTGGGATGGATCCCAAGACGACCATGTCGTCAGGATCGTCACGCATCTTCATTGTTGACCCGCTAGACCCGGTCGCCTCTATCGAAAACCGTGGTGTTAGTTCGGGGCTCACGTCAAGGCGGACTTCGGTACCGTCCACCTCAAGCATTCCGGTTACACGTAAATCACCGAGGTTTGGTAACCAGAACTGACCAAGGGAACTCGTTGTCTGCACGGGAAAATTGTTACTGGACATGCGCAGTCATGTTTCGTTGCTGCGGAGGA
Coding sequences within:
- a CDS encoding type ISP restriction/modification enzyme; this encodes MVNLLSIGARHVGYLWNLGVHHGFNHRPISERDRNTPKPCTEPPYSAGQDSANDLNANLKYPTLDKRIADTYAKRSTATLKNSLYDSYLRAFRWATDRVGDHGVVAYVSNGGWIDSNTADGVRLSLADEYSRVYVYNLRGNQRTSGELSRKEGGKVFGSGSRNTVAIFIGVKDPDHSGPCEVQYRDIGDYLTRERKLEIVAAGDLETVEWQSIMPNEHGDWINQRSGDFVGWPAIGDKDGGLRVFGEYSGGLLTARDPWVYNFSMARLESNVRSMIAFYNSQLAAFEAFCEERRISAVDRKASIDSFIDPDPTKISWGGGLQSGLGTGSRMVYNDDVLVDAVYRPFSRQHVAFDRQVNCRVYRLPAMFPTRHHSNFGFYVVGAGSSVPFSAIMSDHVPDRHLTGAGSGGQFFSRWTYMSAAADGALDFETGDDEPDKYGYRRVDNITDEILAIYREAIGDQVTKDDIFFYVYGLLHDPVYRETFAADLKKMLPHIPTPESQERFEQLTAAGRALSHLHIGYETVDPYPLDIQVKAGVDPGNRDTWRVTDKKMKWAKKKDPESGKRVDDVTTLIYSPKVTIAGIPEIANRYMIGSRSALAWIIDRYLVKADSASGIVNDPNDWCDEHDDPKYVVDLIAKVTTVAVETMKIVDSLAESAE
- a CDS encoding DUF6602 domain-containing protein, encoding MIHKHHEWLTDVNESIVRDYEREQEMARTKGRTQETGHVVESLWDGVLTEWLPPQYEVDKRKYILLENEDGTSLPKETDILVYHPHYPEKLRKKNYILASGLAAAFSVRRTVGRKDIEDAYKEGIALRRGMKLREATLQAHLIPPVFFGLLGESHDWKAPGSKPKENVKAITDEFDRDLVKAPREGLDLLCVADLGTWGRTTAVLPEKFMRGPVWSEEFRSAFSGSAEAQSLVLSGMKHDYEQTNLSPLTNFVGSLWNMLALNDPTLKPLAAGFRITKTVETTGGLNMGSGPYKLADLVPPKIANGYRNGEPWSY
- a CDS encoding ApeA N-terminal domain 1-containing protein, whose translation is MSSNNFPVQTTSSLGQFWLPNLGDLRVTGMLEVDGTEVRLDVSPELTPRFSIEATGSSGSTMKMRDDPDDMVVLGSIPLRPSKITLWDSYTTRRRSFLGRPNTGPSMQRLAATWCIVGEHLPDPDLPLQGIRPDVTNLAEWAAIPALSTTVHLDDRLKLDWHMDLRNKSLDAELVDDAGYVTLGPSVTHRPPGIRGFHVKATSQLEFELFNGWSITDVGVRVLNPLADLMTLISGKPCSIRSLDVWAGKWCSVHGYRIDPSAPEAAGELLFTRMDVGLEFLPRWLEVHRRTTPVPQILAAVIRNEFPTVESDALSLATAVEALHRTLHPDARRFSTEQIGASLSAVGSSNIPPEIAESFSSALRNYWHECSYPQRVAALAGPVVQAVPACIGRLGRWKKEVVDQRIALAHGLGQNGLGGERLRQMLALNQSLHWMLTLRLLIEAGVQDSVLASATEQSERFSNQRDNWNSEWPRIFAG